The Mustela erminea isolate mMusErm1 chromosome 6, mMusErm1.Pri, whole genome shotgun sequence genome includes a region encoding these proteins:
- the METTL1 gene encoding tRNA (guanine-N(7)-)-methyltransferase isoform X2 yields the protein MAGAESGDAAGAEAPQPQKRYYRQRAHSNPMADHTLRYPVKPEEMDWSELYPEFFTPLTQNKSHDDPKDKKEKRAQAQVEFADIGCGYGGLLVELSPLFPDTLILGLEIRVKVSDYVQDRIRALRAAPGGGFQNIACLRSNAMKHLPNFFRKGQLTKMFFLFPDPHFKRTKHKWRIISPTLLAEYAYVLRVGSEDPIVGHLGTSTEEGKKVLRNGGKNFPAIFRRIQDPTLQPVTPSPTPLGH from the exons ATGGCGGGAGCTGAGAGTGGGGACGCGGCGGGAGCGGAGGCCCCGCAGCCCCAGAAGCGCTACTATCGGCAACGTGCTCACTCCAACCCCATGGCTGACCACACGCTGCGTTA CCCTGTGAAGCCTGAAGAGATGGACTGGTCCGAGCTATACCCAGAGTTCTTCACTCCACTGACTCAAAATAAGAGCCACGATGACCCaaaggataagaaagaaaagagagctcaAGCCCAAGTGGAGTTTGCAGACATAGGCTGTGGCTATGGTGGCCTGTTAG TGGAACTGTCACCGTTGTTCCCGGACACACTGATCCTGGGTCTGGAGATCCGGGTGAAAGTCTCAGACTATGTACAAGACCGGATTCGGGCCCTTCGAGCAGCTCCTGGAGGTGGCTTCCAGAACATCGCCTGTCTCCGTAGCAATGCCATGAAACACCTTCCTAACTTCTTCCGCAAGggccag CTGACAAAGatgttcttcctcttccctgaccCACATTTCAAGCGGACGAAGCACAAGTGGCGAATCATCAGTCCCACACTGCTGGCAGAATATGCCTACGTGCTTAGAGTCGGG AGTGAAGACCCCATTGTGGGACATCTGGGCACCTCAactgaggagggaaagaaagtctTACGCAACGGAGGCAAGAATTTCCCAGCCATCTTCCGAAGAATACAGGATCCCACCCTCCAGCCAGTGACCCCCAGTCCTACCCCTCTTGGCCACTGA
- the LOC116593989 gene encoding 25-hydroxyvitamin D-1 alpha hydroxylase, mitochondrial — protein sequence MGSLNQTMTQTLKLASRVFQRIHCAPKLGTSLGSRGSDSAPRSLADIPGPSMPVFLAELFCKGGLSRLHELQVQGVSRFGPVWLASFGTVRTVYVAAPALVEQLLRQEGPRPERCSFSPWAEHRRRQQRGRGLLTAEGEEWQKLRSLLAPLLLRPQAASRYAGTLDDVVHDLVRRLRHQRGRGAGPPTLVRDVAGEFYKFGLEGIAAVLLGSRLGCLEAEVPPDTETFIRAVGSVFVSTLLTMAMPSWLHRLVPGPWDRLCRDWDQMFAFAQQHVERREAEVALRSKGKPEEDLGSGTHLTYFLFREELPAPSILGNVTELLLAGVDTVSNTLSWALYELSRHPEVQTALHSEITAALGPGSNSHPSATALSQLPLMKAVVKEVLRLYPVVPGNSRVPDKDIRVGDYIIPKNTLVTLCHYATSRDPTQFPEPNSFRPARWLGEGPGPHPFASLPFGFGKRSCMGRRLAELELQMALAQILTHFEVKPEPGAAPIRPMTRTVLVPERSINLQFVDR from the exons ATGGGTTCCCTGAACCAGACCATGACCCAGACCCTCAAGCTGGCCTCCAGAGTGTTCCAGCGCATCCACTGTGCTCCCAAGCTGGGCACCTCACTGGGTTCCAGAGGCTCCGACTCAGCGCCCCGGAGCTTGGCGGACATTCCAGGCCCCTCCATGCCAGTCTTCCTTGCTGAACTCTTCTGCAAGGGGGGTCTGTCACGCCTACACGAGCTGCAG GTGCAGGGCGTTTCGCGCTTTGGGCCGGTGTGGTTGGCCAGCTTCGGGACGGTGCGCACTGTGTACGTGGCAGCCCCCGCGCTCGTCGAGCAGCTCTTGCGACAGGAGGGGCCCCGGCCGGAGCGCTGCAGCTTCTCACCCTGGGCAGAGCACCGTCGCCGCCAGCAGCGGGGTCGCGGACTGCTCACCGC GGAAGGCGAAGAATGGCAGAAGCTCCGTAGCCTCCTGGCCCCGCTGCTCCTCCGGCCTCAGGCGGCCTCCCGATATGCCGGGACCCTGGACGACGTGGTCCATGACCTTGTGCGGCGACTGCGGCACCAACGGGGACGCGGTGCTGGGCCGCCCACCCTGGTTCGGGACGTGGCTGGAGAGTTTTACAAATTTGGACTAGAAG GCATAGCGGCGGTGCTCCTGGGTTCCCGCCTGGGCTGCCTGGAGGCCGAAGTACCTCCCGACACAGAGACCTTCATCCGCGCGGTGGGATCGGTGTTTGTGTCCACGCTACTGACCATGGCGATGCCCAGCTGGCTTCACCGCCTCGTGCCCGGACCCTGGGACCGCCTCTGCCGAGACTGGGACCAGATGTTTGCATTTG CCCAGCAGCACGTGGAGAGGCGGGAGGCTGAGGTAGCCTTGAGGAGCAAGGGAAAGCCTGAGGAGGACTTGGGATCTGGGACACACCTGACCTACTTCCTGTTCCGGGAAGAGTTGCCTGCTCCGTCCATCCTGGGCAATGTGACGGAGCTGCTACTGGCTGGAGTGGACACA GTATCCAACACACTCTCCTGGGCTCTGTATGAACTCTCCCGGCACCCTGAAGTCCAGACAGCTCTCCACTCTGAGATCACAGCggccctgggccctggctccAATTCCCACCCCTCTGCTACTGCTCTATCCCAGCTGCCCCTGATGAAGGCAGTAGTCAAGGAAGTGCTAAg ATTGTATCCTGTGGTACCTGGAAATTCCCGTGTCCCAGACAAAGACATTCGCGTGGGTGACTATATTATCCCCAAAAAT ACGCTGGTCACATTATGTCATTATGCCACTTCAAGGGACCCTACCCAGTTTCCAGAACCAAATTCTTTTCGTCCAGCTCGATGGCTGGGGGAAGGTCCAGGCCCCCACCCATTTGCCTCTCTTCCCTTTGGTTTCGGCAAGCGCAGCTGCATGGGGAGACGCCTGGCAGAGCTGGAGCTGCAGatggctttggctcag aTCTTGACCCACTTTGAGGTAAAGCCTGAGCCAGGTGCTGCCCCAATCCGACCCATGACCCGGACTGTCCTGGTACCCGAGAGGAGCATCAACCTACAGTTTGTAGACAGATAG
- the METTL1 gene encoding tRNA (guanine-N(7)-)-methyltransferase isoform X4: MDWSELYPEFFTPLTQNKSHDDPKDKKEKRAQAQVEFADIGCGYGGLLVELSPLFPDTLILGLEIRVKVSDYVQDRIRALRAAPGGGFQNIACLRSNAMKHLPNFFRKGQLTKMFFLFPDPHFKRTKHKWRIISPTLLAEYAYVLRVGGLVYTITDVLELHDWMCAHFERHPLFERVPLEELSEDPIVGHLGTSTEEGKKVLRNGGKNFPAIFRRIQDPTLQPVTPSPTPLGH, encoded by the exons ATGGACTGGTCCGAGCTATACCCAGAGTTCTTCACTCCACTGACTCAAAATAAGAGCCACGATGACCCaaaggataagaaagaaaagagagctcaAGCCCAAGTGGAGTTTGCAGACATAGGCTGTGGCTATGGTGGCCTGTTAG TGGAACTGTCACCGTTGTTCCCGGACACACTGATCCTGGGTCTGGAGATCCGGGTGAAAGTCTCAGACTATGTACAAGACCGGATTCGGGCCCTTCGAGCAGCTCCTGGAGGTGGCTTCCAGAACATCGCCTGTCTCCGTAGCAATGCCATGAAACACCTTCCTAACTTCTTCCGCAAGggccag CTGACAAAGatgttcttcctcttccctgaccCACATTTCAAGCGGACGAAGCACAAGTGGCGAATCATCAGTCCCACACTGCTGGCAGAATATGCCTACGTGCTTAGAGTCGGG GGGCTCGTATATACCATAACTGATGTGCTGGAGCTACATGACTGGATGTGCGCCCACTTTGAAAGGCACCCCCTTTTTGAGCGAGTGCCCCTGGAGGAACTG AGTGAAGACCCCATTGTGGGACATCTGGGCACCTCAactgaggagggaaagaaagtctTACGCAACGGAGGCAAGAATTTCCCAGCCATCTTCCGAAGAATACAGGATCCCACCCTCCAGCCAGTGACCCCCAGTCCTACCCCTCTTGGCCACTGA
- the METTL1 gene encoding tRNA (guanine-N(7)-)-methyltransferase isoform X1, producing MAGAESGDAAGAEAPQPQKRYYRQRAHSNPMADHTLRYPVKPEEMDWSELYPEFFTPLTQNKSHDDPKDKKEKRAQAQVEFADIGCGYGGLLVELSPLFPDTLILGLEIRVKVSDYVQDRIRALRAAPGGGFQNIACLRSNAMKHLPNFFRKGQLTKMFFLFPDPHFKRTKHKWRIISPTLLAEYAYVLRVGGLVYTITDVLELHDWMCAHFERHPLFERVPLEELSEDPIVGHLGTSTEEGKKVLRNGGKNFPAIFRRIQDPTLQPVTPSPTPLGH from the exons ATGGCGGGAGCTGAGAGTGGGGACGCGGCGGGAGCGGAGGCCCCGCAGCCCCAGAAGCGCTACTATCGGCAACGTGCTCACTCCAACCCCATGGCTGACCACACGCTGCGTTA CCCTGTGAAGCCTGAAGAGATGGACTGGTCCGAGCTATACCCAGAGTTCTTCACTCCACTGACTCAAAATAAGAGCCACGATGACCCaaaggataagaaagaaaagagagctcaAGCCCAAGTGGAGTTTGCAGACATAGGCTGTGGCTATGGTGGCCTGTTAG TGGAACTGTCACCGTTGTTCCCGGACACACTGATCCTGGGTCTGGAGATCCGGGTGAAAGTCTCAGACTATGTACAAGACCGGATTCGGGCCCTTCGAGCAGCTCCTGGAGGTGGCTTCCAGAACATCGCCTGTCTCCGTAGCAATGCCATGAAACACCTTCCTAACTTCTTCCGCAAGggccag CTGACAAAGatgttcttcctcttccctgaccCACATTTCAAGCGGACGAAGCACAAGTGGCGAATCATCAGTCCCACACTGCTGGCAGAATATGCCTACGTGCTTAGAGTCGGG GGGCTCGTATATACCATAACTGATGTGCTGGAGCTACATGACTGGATGTGCGCCCACTTTGAAAGGCACCCCCTTTTTGAGCGAGTGCCCCTGGAGGAACTG AGTGAAGACCCCATTGTGGGACATCTGGGCACCTCAactgaggagggaaagaaagtctTACGCAACGGAGGCAAGAATTTCCCAGCCATCTTCCGAAGAATACAGGATCCCACCCTCCAGCCAGTGACCCCCAGTCCTACCCCTCTTGGCCACTGA
- the METTL1 gene encoding tRNA (guanine-N(7)-)-methyltransferase isoform X3 — MGSPVKPEEMDWSELYPEFFTPLTQNKSHDDPKDKKEKRAQAQVEFADIGCGYGGLLVELSPLFPDTLILGLEIRVKVSDYVQDRIRALRAAPGGGFQNIACLRSNAMKHLPNFFRKGQLTKMFFLFPDPHFKRTKHKWRIISPTLLAEYAYVLRVGGLVYTITDVLELHDWMCAHFERHPLFERVPLEELSEDPIVGHLGTSTEEGKKVLRNGGKNFPAIFRRIQDPTLQPVTPSPTPLGH, encoded by the exons ATGGGCAG CCCTGTGAAGCCTGAAGAGATGGACTGGTCCGAGCTATACCCAGAGTTCTTCACTCCACTGACTCAAAATAAGAGCCACGATGACCCaaaggataagaaagaaaagagagctcaAGCCCAAGTGGAGTTTGCAGACATAGGCTGTGGCTATGGTGGCCTGTTAG TGGAACTGTCACCGTTGTTCCCGGACACACTGATCCTGGGTCTGGAGATCCGGGTGAAAGTCTCAGACTATGTACAAGACCGGATTCGGGCCCTTCGAGCAGCTCCTGGAGGTGGCTTCCAGAACATCGCCTGTCTCCGTAGCAATGCCATGAAACACCTTCCTAACTTCTTCCGCAAGggccag CTGACAAAGatgttcttcctcttccctgaccCACATTTCAAGCGGACGAAGCACAAGTGGCGAATCATCAGTCCCACACTGCTGGCAGAATATGCCTACGTGCTTAGAGTCGGG GGGCTCGTATATACCATAACTGATGTGCTGGAGCTACATGACTGGATGTGCGCCCACTTTGAAAGGCACCCCCTTTTTGAGCGAGTGCCCCTGGAGGAACTG AGTGAAGACCCCATTGTGGGACATCTGGGCACCTCAactgaggagggaaagaaagtctTACGCAACGGAGGCAAGAATTTCCCAGCCATCTTCCGAAGAATACAGGATCCCACCCTCCAGCCAGTGACCCCCAGTCCTACCCCTCTTGGCCACTGA